Proteins co-encoded in one Stomoxys calcitrans chromosome 5, idStoCalc2.1, whole genome shotgun sequence genomic window:
- the LOC106083420 gene encoding protein 5NUC, which translates to MASRHLLLAFLGFFWFTLELAGANPLKVAESEVATEFIILHNNDIHARFEETSASSEKCTQELAKANKCYGGIARVAHVIRKHRQDAKNGGIPTLYLNAGDTATGTPWYYLFRDDIASSFLNILQPDAVALGNHEFDGGIPGLLPFLEKVQFPIVAANLNLSMVPEMKNNKNLYSSMVLDVNGVHVGVIGYVTPDTLNKTMTKVNIFTEEIQAINKEADTLKSMGINIIIALGHSGFEKDQEIALKCKDVDLVVGGHTNTFLYNGDQPDMERIVGPYPTVVTQESGKLVPIVQAYAYTKYLGKLHVKFDQDGNLLEFAGNPIILNAEVPQEEDVLQLLDVYRPKVNELEADIVGHTKVHLEGRRSICRKQECNMGNLITDAMVYARILEDFGGAYWTDAAIAFMQGGAIRSSIEKRSDGSVLAIDVASVMPFKNDLYVSQISGDSLLDVLEHSASMRETESKGGFLQMSGIHVTYDYNKPIGSRVSKAKILCSSCDTPSYEDLRKDHMYNVIVPYYLMNGGDGYKFVEDNGQKPHRMQIKDTAALVQYLKKHEFVYPVEEGRITIIQKRDEGS; encoded by the exons ATGGCCTCCCGGCATTTGCTATTGGCCTTTCTTGGTTTTTTCTGGTTTACATTGGAACTAGCCGGGGCTAATCCCTTAAAAGTAGCAGAAAGTGAAGTGGCCACAGAGTTCATCATTTTACACAACAACGATATTCATGCCAGATTTGAGGAGACAAGTGCTAGCAGCGAGAAATGTACTCAGGAATTGGCTAAGGCTAATAAATGTTATGGTGGTATTGCCAGAGTGGCACATGT aatcCGAAAACATCGCCAGGATGCCAAAAACGGTGGCATTCCCACATTATATTTGAATGCTGGTGATACTGCCACTGGAACGCCTTGGTATTATTTATTCAGGGATGATATAGCATCGTCTTTTCTAAACATACTTCAACCAGATGCTGTG GCCTTGGGAAATCATGAATTTGATGGTGGTATACCTGGTTTATTGCCATTCTTGGAGAAAGTCCAATTCCCTATAGTAGCTGCAAATTTAAATCTCTCCATGGTGCCCgaaatgaaaaacaacaaaaatctctACAGTTCCATGGTCTTGGATGTTAATGGTGTCCATGTGGGAGTTATAGGCTATGTGACTCCAGATACTTTAAATAAAACCATGACCAAGGTTAATATATTTACAGAAGAAATTCAGGCCATTAA CAAAGAAGCTGATACTTTGAAATCCATGGGCATTAACATCATCATTGCCTTGGGCCATTCGGGTTTCGAGAAGGACCAAGAAATTGCCTTGAAATGCAAAGATGTCGACTTGGTGGTGGGAGGTCATACCAATACCTTTTTATATAATGGCGATCAACCTGACATGGAGCGCATTGTGGGACCTTATCCCACTGTGGTGACTCAAGAGAGTGGTAAATTGGTGCCCATAGTGCAAGCCTATGCCTATACCAAATATTTGGGGAAGCTACATGTCAAG TTCGATCAGGATGGCAATCTTTTGGAATTTGCAGGTAATCCCATTATCCTCAATGCCGAAGTACCACAGGAGGAGGATGTCTTACAATTGCTGGATGTCTATCGCCCCAAAGTCAATGAATTAGAGGCTGATATTGTTGGCCACACCAAGGTACATTTGGAGGGCCGTCGTTCCATATGTCGCAAACAAGAATGCAATATGGGCAATCTGATAACTGATGCTATGGTCTATGCGAGAATTTTAGAAGATTTTGGTGGAGCCTATTGGACGGATGCTGCTATAGCCTTTATGCAAGGTGGAG CTATTCGCAGTTCGATTGAAAAACGTTCAGATGGCTCAGTTCTCGCCATTGATGTGGCCTCGGTGATGCCGTTTAAAAATGATTTATATGTCAGCCAAATAAGTGGCGACTCTTTGCTGGATGTCCTTGAACATTCTGCCTCTATGCGTGAAACTGAATCCAAAGGTGGATTTCTTCAAATGTCTGGAATCCATGTAACCTATGATTATAATAAGCCCATAGGCAGTCGGGTGTCtaaggcaaaaatcctatgctCCAGCTGTGATACACCCTCATATGAAGACCTGCGTAAGGATCACATGTATAATGTTATAGTTCCATACTACTTGATGAATGGTGGAGATGGCTACAAATTTGTGGAGGATAATGGTCAAAAGCCTCATCGCATGCAAATTAAAGATACTGCAGCCCTTGTGCAATACCTAAAGAAGCACGAGTTTGTATATCCTGTGGAAGAGGGAAGAATAACAATTATACAAAAGCGGGATGAAGGATCCTAG